A part of Streptomyces sp. NBC_01497 genomic DNA contains:
- a CDS encoding carbohydrate ABC transporter permease — MNAPSTTAATRGGTDRMSQGTRPPAAGQGRRKSRRLGDPFLRTVLYLLLAGVALLYLLPFVIQIVTSLKTDPDAAAHPLSLLPDPFSLDSYRRLFGLGGADADAVPFTRWLANSVLVTVFITAGRVFFDSLAGYALARLDFRGRTVLFQGVLVVMSVPGVVLLIPKFLVLNELGIFDTYAGMIIPLLVDAAGVFIMRQFFLSIPKEVEEAAKIDGASVFRTFWSVVLPMARPALITLTILSFQGSWNEFTHFLVATQSPQYETLTTGLAHLVSGSLSAGTQYPLKLTAALLSTIPVAALFFFFQRHFVRSANSGAVKQ; from the coding sequence ATGAACGCGCCGAGCACGACGGCCGCCACGCGCGGCGGGACGGACCGGATGAGCCAAGGGACGCGTCCCCCGGCGGCCGGGCAGGGCAGGCGCAAGAGCCGGCGCCTCGGTGACCCGTTCCTGCGGACGGTCCTGTACCTGCTGCTCGCCGGTGTCGCCCTCCTGTACCTGCTGCCGTTCGTCATCCAGATCGTCACCTCGCTCAAGACCGACCCGGACGCGGCGGCGCACCCGCTGTCGCTGCTGCCGGACCCGTTCTCGCTCGACTCCTACCGCCGCCTCTTCGGCCTCGGGGGAGCGGACGCGGACGCGGTGCCCTTCACGCGCTGGCTCGCCAACTCGGTGCTGGTCACGGTGTTCATCACGGCGGGACGGGTCTTCTTCGACTCGCTGGCGGGCTATGCCCTCGCCCGCCTCGACTTCCGCGGCCGCACGGTGCTCTTCCAGGGCGTGCTGGTGGTGATGTCGGTGCCCGGCGTGGTGCTGCTGATCCCGAAGTTCCTGGTCCTGAACGAACTGGGGATCTTCGACACCTACGCGGGCATGATCATTCCTCTGCTGGTCGACGCCGCGGGCGTGTTCATCATGCGGCAGTTCTTCCTGTCCATCCCGAAGGAGGTGGAGGAGGCCGCGAAGATCGACGGCGCGAGTGTGTTCCGTACGTTCTGGTCGGTGGTCCTGCCGATGGCACGGCCCGCGCTCATCACCCTGACGATCCTGTCGTTCCAGGGTTCGTGGAACGAGTTCACCCACTTCCTCGTGGCGACGCAGTCCCCGCAGTACGAGACGCTCACCACGGGCCTGGCCCACCTCGTGTCCGGCAGCCTGAGCGCCGGTACGCAGTACCCGCTCAAGCTGACCGCCGCGCTGCTGTCCACCATCCCGGTCGCCGCGCTGTTCTTCTTCTTCCAGCGGCACTTCGTGCGCAGCGCCAACTCGGGCGCCGTCAAGCAGTGA